Genomic DNA from Gossypium hirsutum isolate 1008001.06 chromosome A01, Gossypium_hirsutum_v2.1, whole genome shotgun sequence:
GTGTTGACTTTTGCTCATTATGAAAGCTCTTTAGTTTTATGACCCCTCATATTGGACAAATCTAATTACACATACTAGAAAGCAAGGATAAACACCTTTATAAATTCTATGGATAAAAAAGTAGGTGTGTAATTCTCACTAGGTGGGAGCCACCTCTGTAGTTGATGTCTTTGGAGTTAAAACTCCCAAATCTGGACTCACTTAGACTATTGAGGAAGAGAAGTTGACCAATCCAAATTTCAAGGCCTTGAATGCTATTTTCTGTGGAGTTGATGATCAAGAATTCAAAAGGATCTCCAAGTGTGGAAAAACAAAGGAGGTCCAAGATATTCTTGAAATTGCCCATAAATGAACCAAAACAGTGAAGCAATTGAAGTTACTGATGTTGGCTACCAAATTTGAAACACTCAAAATGCAAGAAAGTGAGACTCTGATTGAGTTTTATGCCAAGTTATATAATCTATGAAATCAAGCATTTTGCACTTGGTAATGAATACTCAAGCCTAAAGTTGGTTAAAAAAGTCCTTAGATCACTAGCAAAGAGATTTGCTATCAAAGTGGATACAATTGAAAAGGCCAAAGATATAGATAGTATGTGCATTGATGAACACGTAGGGTCATTACAAATATTtgaaatgaaccttgatgaatctggGAAGAACATAAGAGTATATATAAAGGTGAGAATAACATAGCATTTCAAGTTGCAACTCTAGTTGAAACTGGTGATAATACTACCGTTGAAGAACTCCAAAAGTAGATGGCTTTGCTTACACATATCTAGAGGGAACAAGAAGTCTAATGTTGCAAAAAGCTTCTTTAAAAACAAAAGCAAAGGTGTAGTGATCAATGTTGAATCCACCGTGGAAAAAGAGAAAGGTATACAATGTTATGTATGTCATGGCTTTAGACACATTCAAGTAGAGTGTGTTAATACACTCAAGAACAAAAAAACTTTTTGTGTTACTTGGAGTGTTGAAGACTCTTCTAGCAGTTCAAATAAGGATGTTGAGCATGTTAGCAACTATATTGCTATCACCTCTTTTTTCAATAGTCAAACAGTAACTAATTCAGAATGATAGTGACTCTAATATAGAATCAAATGGAGAGTTCTTGGAGACTTACAAGACGATGTTGGAAAAATGAAAGCATATATGCATTATAAATAATGATAGTTAATAATGATGTAATCCTGATAAGACCGAGTTGTATTAGTAATAGTCTTGACAATTTAGTAATGACAATTTACAAGACTTACAATCGGCAATAACATCATTCATTCAATATGATCTTGATGGAATTGAGTCGTATTAATAGTGATGCAATTTTAGACATTGCAACATTAACATGGTTGTCATATCTTCTACGACTGTGGTGTATAATCGTTCTTCTCTTTCCACTATAGCACCATTCACTTGAAATCTCGAAGGATCAGTGGTTATTTTGAAggatgacaaaaaaaaagacaagaaataagaACCGACTTTATAGCAAAGAATAAAGAatgggaagaagaagaaagatgaggaGGGCTGGAAAACCAACTACCAACAATTGTATCTCGTAAGACATATTCTGGGTTAGGTTACAGTAAAGGTTGCCACCTGATGACAATGTCACATTATAATCATTAAGACTACCAAGTCAATATTTAGATCAAAGTCATACCTATATGCAGATTGTCGTCTAGGCACGACGATCTTAGTACATCAAAGAACGTTTTGCTTGAATTCAGTTATGTGGATTTATTGAGGTAACATCTTGAACAACATATGTATAAGAAGACGGTAGAATAGGTTTCTCAGTCATAGTATGActgttaggatcgacccgattaagcaacaagtaataaaaaatagcggaataaattgagaaattgaacacacaaatttaacgtggaaaaaacccctccaaagaggataaaaaaccacgggtaaagataattttactataatggcaaaagaacgaaaagtacaaaagatggagataaaaattaaatctcgaaaacccaaaaaacaaggaaccctcaaaacgtagacacaaaattctctaaatgtgttatgagttctaatctctaatgggtgtgttttctaaggttgtaaaagaacctatttataggctaaattagtaggtcaaataaactatgctaataaatgctaaatatattatactaataaatactaaatcttctagaaagaaaatatattttgttaacttgacttgcaagcaatctcttagaatttgggttacacaactctaacaatcacCATATAACTTTGCATACAACTCCGCGACATGAAGTTACTCATGAAATTATATATACAAGGATTGAATGGCATTGGacatttttaaaatagttttgatAACACCCTCCCGGAATGTTGAGCTATTTTGGACCcaatctttctttttatttcatcaaTTTTAGCACTCGTACTAAACCATACACCAATCTGGTGACTCAATTCATAAACATAACCAACATCGAACTAACGAATTTGGTCATTATGCAATAATCTAATTACTCATCTTCTTTATTAAAGCTACACACTTAAATTGCTCGAATGGTATAGTCATAGatcaatttcaattaaaatattgcACACATTTTCAACTATTGCTTAAGgttatattattttcaatttctatctgtcgaaaccatttttgtttttggaaaaaaaacggggatcgacttttaaaacaaaaatgtgGAGTCCccaccaatctttttgtttaggtgtgattgggtcacatattaaaacattttgttccatttaaataaattttagtccACGTAAAAATAATGGGTTCGAGAGCCGGTTATGTATGAGGATGGGTTAACACCTTCATTACGCCCAAAAACTAGTATCAGATTGATTAAGTGCTGTCCTTATGTctagattaaaaaaaagaaattttgaaatattgTTCTTATTAAAACACTTAAGTGGTTCAAGTTGGTCATCAAAATTCTCTCGTTTTAAAGGTAGGCAACATCATATCCAGCACTATTGGatacgatcctttataccttcaAAAATACGATTGATTTTTGACTTTCAAAAGCTCATACgccaaaaattataaaaggatatCCAAATATTTAGTCCGACAAAAAATCATACTCAGCACAATAGGGCACGATTTCCCGAATTTCCAAATATTGAATATTGCCCTATTTTAGAatcttagaataataaagaacattagaaatttgttcaaaacacatttatttgttttaaaataagatggaataattagttattttaaaaaaaaaattggatattACAAAGCAACATTTGTATAAAAAAGGATTaataaacatgaaataatatGCACACATAAAGTGCAGTACTTGGTAAATGAAGATACCATAACCTTATTTAACCAGTCCAACTAAACAATTGAGTATAACTAGTCTAAGCAAAATGAAATCAACTTTCCAAGCATGTATGGAGAACAATtgatataacaataaaaatacgAAAGTAATATGCAACAATAACCCATAATTTAATATAACACAATCAAGACAAAATGTGCAAAACAAAATGGAGATTAGAAACCAATGGGATataagataattttaaaatagtgatGAATTAATgaacacataatatatataatagatgaattgatgaattggtgaatttgaaataatttgtataaaaaagtAGAGATATATATGTAATCATTAAAATATGTGTTATAGAGTGAAGatctttaaatcaaataatatacaAGGTATTAAAAAcattggttttaaaaaaaaattaacaatatacACACAATAAAGGAAAACTtcaataatacataaaatatgaaaggatattaaaaatacataataaaatataatcttaaaTAAACCATACacataatgaatttaaaaaaacatatatatgtatatacataaataaatttagaagcaactatatgtaaaaataacatgggattaaatatgtatataggatcaaattaattttaccatgaattatatatgtaatagatttgaaaacataaatatgtatataaatagatttagaagaaattatatgtataaaataacataGATTTAATAATGTATATAGAATAAACATatgtaccaatatatatatataataattttaataatacatAAGATACGTAGGATTTTCCTTTAAATaacaaagatatataataaaatatgtgaatagtttaaaagaaattatatgtataaaataacataagattaataatatacatagaataaaattaactttatcatgaattatatatatataataatgtataagaacttttatataaatattatacaaaatgttaaaatgatatgatataaaaaggaatttaaaaataataattttgaaaaaaaaaacgaagtaAACTTATCAAGGTAATTCAAAATGtatatacaaaaaatttaaaagataaatgctaaaatgaatttaaaaaaaaatgaaatataaaaattgaagtaaaacttaatttaaataaaatcaaattagaagggataattaataaataaaaaaaactattgaaaTAGAAATAAGGACCAAAGCGCAATGCGCGTGAATGTGCGAGAATTAAAACGCTATTGTTCCAAGTTTCTGAACGCACCATGTAAACatggatcaaatcaaaatggcGCATAAGTTTTAGgaaagaattaaaaaaacaaaagaaacacaAATGGGACTCAATCAGACGACAACAAAATAGGAGGAACCAAATACGAAATTTACCCAAATCAAATAAGTGCGCGGATCCTACCCAGGCGGGTCGGTTCACGCGTGAGTTCTTCCATCatctaaacggcgccgtttcatttatgtataaaaactaaaaaaaaaaaaacctttcccCTGAGTTGTTTGCTCAAaatcaaaagaaacaaaaaaggttTTCACCTTTTTTCCTCTGCTAGGCACGAAAGTAGGCCGCACCACTGTTAGGAGATCAGGGGACTCTCCGAAGGCCAACTCCGATGCCAGAGGGGAAGTTTCCGATGATGGAGGAGCAAATCGACTTTGGTATTTTTCcctcttttcccctttttttgatttcttttcttttctttttaatatgcGCATATTCGTCGAATAGTttcaaaataaagcaaaaaaTATAAACAGAAAAACAATCCATGAATTTGTAAActgcttttttccttttttatttcaactttatGTACTGATCTCCCCTCCTTCTATACACTGTTGCACTTGGCTTTTTGTagccaaaaatgaaaaaaaattaaatacacgTTTTCTGCTTTCTTCTTTGCTGTATTCTGTTATGGTTTGTTAACTTGCTGCAGGAGGATCCAGCTGGAGGTGGTGGTGCACGTGGAGCGTGAAGCAACGACGCTTGTGGAAGCTGGTACGAAGGCAGCAACGGCACAAGGGAAAGAAACCCTAGGGTTCCAGAAGTTTCAATTTGCTCGGGCTATTTGGGCTATTTTAAGATTGGGCCTTATtgtaaaatgagtttaaaatttggGCTTATATTTGTATGTGGGTTAAatgtaaatttggtatttatggACTGTggactatattttatttttatttggtttatttatttgtttgtaaataaatttaaaggcccgggcaaaatgggccttCTACACTAACAATATATTATGTTACTTTCaatgtctaaaaattaaaaccctaacaATGCACCAATCAAATTAATATAACAATTACTTTCAATAGATTATATTTATTGTATcatctaattaaattaaacataaaaaagcgTAAAATTTGCAATTTAATACTGTGTCATTGTAGGCCCGACCCTAGAGTAGTTTGGGAGTACAGCTGCCTATGGCTCAAGGTTAGAAGGGGTCCAAAAAAATTTCTTCAGCTTTTAATGTGGAAAAAAATCTTCAATATTTTAAATCTTCTGATCGAGGGaccccatttttttattttattttattttattagtagtatatgtttttattttattgtattacattttataattttttaaaaaaggaacCCCAATTTATTGTTTCGCTTAGGATCTCAAAAATGTTAAGAACGAATCTAATTGTCATTTACCAAATATGACTAAATAAATGTAAAATCAtgctaatatataaaaaaacttacaTAACACACTTTAcgcttatttaaaatatttacttatcatcccagatatggtctgaaaaataacatattattaatatatatttgtcATTCTAATTACTACAAAATAATACTTTTCACAAAACTCAATAAACATGTcaaacaattatattcataaaaaaatcgtatcacttcaaaaaaattaagcaaaacATAAtactcttaaaaatataataaaaagtacttaatattttaaaaataaacctaTCATAATAAACAATACATAAAAATTCGAAAAATTAATAAGACAATAAATAATTTCTTATTTAAGTGGTTTTTGCTAGAATGATTAGTAGTTCTagatttttgaagtttaaaaattatttatgattttttttagaggTGTAGTTTAAAGTTTTAAAGAGGTTTTTGAGAGCtccaattttttttgaattattattattattattatttttacatttatcTATCTTAACAtccacataaatttttttttgttcaaaaggaaaattttaaagcaaaacAAAACTTATTTGTCTTATCTGGTCATTGGATTAAGAGTCTCAACCTTCATAATGCCATGTAACGCCCAACAAGATTCCTTAAAGACTTGTCATTCCACATTTATTCTCATGTTAAGTATAGTTATATCCTCCGCTACTTTGTTTTTCAGTCTTGATACATGTTCTAATTTCAAGTATTAAGTTTCACTCCAATAAATCCCTCACTCTTCCTCCTAACAAGTTTTAATCTCGAGTCTGACCAACTAACAAATTAATTATCTTTATACAATCCATTTCTAAGACAAATTTTTAACTCCTTTCTCCCATGCTAGTTTAATTCCCTCAACTGTCCCTCATAACTCAACTTTCAGCATCGAACAAACCCCTAACTTACGGGAGAACCTACGAAGCCAACGTCCTCCATTATCCCTGGCCACTCCTCCCACCACAACAACAAATGAGCCAACTCCCATAGTTGCGTCAGTATTCACCTTTATCCATTCCTCTTCGGACACCTCCCATCTTATCCCCCCAACATCGACATAATCTTTCATCACAAAAATAAACTAATATTACTTTTTTTGAAATCTCCATTTAAGACAATTTGATGATTGAAAtcttaaaattatcattttatttgatgatttaggtgttaaaaaaataaaatattataaaattcaatttattttgataaaaatatattataagagtaaaaaaatataatttttattttatttaaataaaaagagctaatttttttccaaaataatatttttgacctatttttttttctatcgCTTTtgactaaactaaaaaaaataaaacttagaCAAAtctatcataaataaataaataaataataaaaaaagtggaGTTAACGCGTACGAGTGGACGCCGAAAGACGCAGCCTTGACAGTCAAACCTGCAGAATAAGTAGATGAAAGCCATTGCACTCGTTGAGTCAAActcaaaactcaaaaaaaaaaaaaaagtaataataataaaccatGGTTAGATTAGATTAGCTAAGTAGTACGTTCGGTCGATTCCCGTACGAGAAAATATGACGCCTGTCCCTCTGTCATTACGACGCGGTTTCTTCCCCCCTACCCCCCACCGCCCTATTTAAAGCTTCCTTAAAAGTCTCTTCTTTCTCTCCCATTTCCACCTCTcttcctctcttttctttcttatgCTATTCCCAATCGCTTTGTCTCTTTTTTGGTCTcacctaaattaaaatataattccaTAGCGTGAACAATCACAACTACTTGATGGTTCCCttcttttgattttctttcttcctttatttcttttacaattttccaACTGGACATAGCAAAAAACAGAGAGATCTATAGTTTCACTGAACTTGCAGCAGATGGCATCATCATCATCGGAAAACTTGGCCAACATTGAATCGTGGGCGTTTCGTCCCAGCTTTGCTGATTCTTGGCTCTCCGAAGCCGAAGCTCTTACCAGAGCACTCCAAGACTCCATCTCTACTTCCTTCTCTAACTCTGATTCGCATTCTCTTTCCCCGCTCTTCAGCCTTGTCAACTCTAACCCCTTACCGACGCCTACTCCTACCCCCAGCGGGTCAAACATTTCAGGCTCTGACCCTGAAACCACTGTTAAACGTCAGCGGACACTACTCAAGCCCCTTCCTACTGGAAAAGTCTCAAAGTCTAAACGCAAGTCCCGTGCCTCCAAGTTCTCTCAAACCACTTTCATAAAGGCGGATCCGGCCAATTTCAGGCAGATGGTGCAACAGGTAACTGGAGTCCGCTTTTGTAACGCGCAGATGTCTTTGAGTCCGATCCTGAAGCCCGAGCCTCAAAGACCCGGATGCCTGCCTACGCTCGACACATCAGCCTATTTGTTGGATCAGCATCAGCCATCTTCAGGAGCTGTTTCCGGGTCCAGCTTAGTTCCATTACGGTCTTCAGACGGTATAGCTTCTGCTGAAGCTACCTTAGATCCCAACAGTTTTCCCTGCTTTCCCACTCTAGAATCCTGGAAAGCCTAGTTTTTCATTTTTGCTAGTTATTTAAATTATCAGTTGTACCTTGCTTTTCTGCTAGTAGTTTATCATTTTCGGAGTAGAATATGGGTGGAGCTGTTAATATAGTTTCTTTTTCCCCCATTTTTTTGACTCCATGATGTTCTTGTAGATTAGTATGGTTCATGAATGATATTATAATGGCTAATTTATTTTACCAGTTGATGAATGAATCATACTACTTGAAACTTCAAAACTTTCAACACACATATATACCAGAAagaaaacaacctttaaaacttCGAAAGAAAGAATCCATTTACATtgcaatttataatatattttcataattttacggGAAAGCatatgtaaaattaaattaatttttatacttttttattaggaaaaaaagagagaggtaaTAGACCGATGaggtatattattatttttaaataattaatttattacaagATCGTAAATAGtggtaaaggaaaaaaattagaaaacttCCATAACTAAATTTTCTACCCATTTAAACTTCAAAGAACTGCAACTCGAATCTTTGCTACAACTGTGCGTGACAACAATAACTATGCATCGAGCTTCAAGAACTCATAGTGCTCACATGAACCGTGAAGCAATTTTCCTCGAGTCCAATTCAAATTTTTAGAACTCATACTGAACTTTTATCAATTTGGCTctgaactatatatatataaatatattattttggtacttttttttttgtcttccaTTATTCtgtttagtctttttttttttaataatgacgTAAGAAAAATCGTTGATCGTGGCACATCTAATAAATCACAATATACAATATgataacatatattttttttaacaccGTTACAAAAGAAATAGTTGAATCAGATAAcgaaatgataatttaaataaattatgtaccaaaaaaaaaaaaaacagttcgAAGGTCAAATTGAGCATTAATCCAAACTTTTATTACACCAGTTGTACATACTCTTACAATCTCTTCTCTTTTTAAGTTTTTGCCAAAATTTACCATATATTACAATAACCTTTTCAACACTTTTTATCAATTTAAGCCAATAGACAATTAGTGACTAAGACTCAATCCATTTTACAACTTATGTTTTTACACTTTCCTAATTTAACTTTTTATTCATTTGATAAACATCTTTATAAAATTGTACTTTTTTAATTATAAGTTGCTTTCTTAAACTCTAATTATCTTGACATCCATTTAAACATATCTTAgtactttaaatttatcattagcTATACAAGGAAGCATATTGGAACTTTTACTATCTTCACTCACCCTCTTTATGCTATATAAATACATTATATAACTTTAGGTCTTTCATAACTATACtcttttgtttaattttctttttaagctATCAATTACCGGTTTAAActtctttattaattttgtttatacTTTCACCCAAATAAACATGGATGAAAACCAATATTAGATAATGTTAGGATAAACCCGGTTAAGTAACAAACAAGTAAAATTACGgagaaattgaaaagatcaaataaaaatattttatgtggaAAAATCCCTCCGAAGAGGATAATAAACCACAGACAAAGATAATTTCAATAAAACGATAAAAACAAAGAGtaaaaaagatgaagataaaattAAACCTCGAAACCcgaaataagaaccctcaaaatgtaaacacaaaattctctgaaagctTATAAAAGCTAATACCCTAATGTGTAAtgggttatttttctaaagtGGAAAaagggcctatttataggctaaatttgtaggtcaaataatattaaaataacctacactaatcaaagtttaagtgggaaactaaaaacagaatttaatTGGGAGAAGAAAAGCCGAAAAATACGAGGTATAACTCCACAAAACTTGACTTGTATTTCCACAATGCCTTCTTTGCTAAAGCCTACCACGGGCTTATCTCGAACTATGCAGGATATTAACTGAGTCAAAActgtgcttagaagctggaagtcCTCTAGttttcgacttgtgcactgccaaaccAAAATTGACTCAGGTTTGATTTTTACGAACGCAATGCCTTATCTTTTCAAAACCTatatccaaaagagaacctctcttataCGAAAcgatcatacctttttccctcctatgaccaagttgcctccatTTCAAACGAGTCGACTTCGACTCCTTAACAGACTAGGGACGTCCTGTTTCACCAATCATTGTTGATCCTTCCAGAACATAAAGACTGCTAATCTTTTTTCCCTTTCATCAAAACAAGATCCTTACGGGATACCTTAATGCTATTTGACTTGATATTAATT
This window encodes:
- the LOC107922616 gene encoding calmodulin-binding protein 25, whose translation is MASSSSENLANIESWAFRPSFADSWLSEAEALTRALQDSISTSFSNSDSHSLSPLFSLVNSNPLPTPTPTPSGSNISGSDPETTVKRQRTLLKPLPTGKVSKSKRKSRASKFSQTTFIKADPANFRQMVQQVTGVRFCNAQMSLSPILKPEPQRPGCLPTLDTSAYLLDQHQPSSGAVSGSSLVPLRSSDGIASAEATLDPNSFPCFPTLESWKA